The sequence CTTGTTCCATCACTTCTCCCTTCAGTTTCctcctctcttcctcctccgctGCCGCCGTTTCAGCCACTGATGTACGTATTCCACCGTGACCCCTCCACGCCGCAACCGCAGGAGACGCGGATCCCTCGTTCCTTTCATCATTCCCaaaggacgaggaagatgatccATACGAGAATCCATTACCCATGTCCCATAGCTTCATTATCCCATTACCATTATCCAGTTTCATCTTACCAGCTTCGTTATCAACAGTTTGGTTAAAGTTGTTAGGGTTATGGTTAGGGCTTGAGAAGTTGATTTGGTTTAGGTCAACACGTTTCTTGGTGAGCAAGTGAAGCATCTCGTCTTTGAAACAACCGAGTGCAGCTTCAGCGAGGTGAGAGACTTGCGGAGGGTTAAGTGTTGTGGTGATCTCTGCCATTAGGTGTGAGAAAGGCTTGTGAGTCACTGGATCTATTCCCATTCCCGacaacttcttcttcagcttcgTGTTCCAATAGTTTTTCACATCGTTGTCTGTCCGACCAGGAAGCTGCGCCGCAATCAACGACCACCTGAACCATGCATATACGTCAAAAGAAAACTTAAGCAAGGTTTATGTCTTTCTTATTCACTTTCTTGTTCCTCAGAAATTTTGCTAACTATTGCTCTTTtggaaataaaaacatataatatcaTCAGCAGTCTTTCAccctttagtttttttgttttttttttgaaactttgattACAACCTTTAGTTTCTGACTCAAATAGGTGTTAAGAAGAAGCAATTCATTTTAAGAACATCAAACTTCTCAAAAGATTAAAACTCTGTAATTAAGTATATATAACAAGGCAATTCCTGCTATGGTTAGATCTGATATTCAGTTTCTTGTTTCCCAAGAAACTTGTGGACAAAttcattcagttttttttttcaacagtCTCAAGCATCAATATtccataataattttattatttaaaaacacgCCATTTTTAGTCTATCATTAATTTTCTACATCCAAGAAAATGGAACGTACAGAAAATATTATGACCATAAGAGAGATGGTATATAAAGAAGGTCATACCTGTTACCAAGAACAGAGTGAAACTTGACAATGATATGCTCTTCAGCGTCAGAAAACTGTCCATGTTTCAGGTCAGGACGCAAATAGTTCGTCCATCTTAGTCTACAACTCTTCCCACATCTCTGCAATcctacaaaaacaaattttcaccAGCTCATTATATGTATGTACATTATAAAACCAAATCTTTACCTTAACAaacatttgtttgtttttaaaagtttgtCTTGAAATATTCAGCAGAGTGATGGATAATCAGATCTTTATAAGACTATTCCTACTTGATTAAAGAAGTGCAAATTAATTTTACCAGCGTTTTTAGGGATGAGACGCCAATTACGAGTACCGTGTTGAGCAATGTAAGAAGCCAATTTGTTGTCTTCTTCAGGAGTCCATTGTCCTCTTTTCACATTCTCCTTTTCACAACATGGAATTCGacccattcttttcttttctttttctagtttttatctCGAAAACAAATCGATTTTTCTTTAGTTAATTCAGccacaagaaacaaaagaaaatttggtGAAGAGATGAAAAAGAGATAAATCAAAGATTGCCCAAAAGAATTAAAACTACCAAACTTtaatttctttgttttcttgtaatCGAGACTATTAAATTGAAACTGAAGAAAGAAAATGTATGCATACTTATAAAAGAATTAAAACGATGAAATTAGCATCAAATGTGCATGAAGTGATTAAACTCTATAAAGAATTCAACGCTACAGAGCGTGTGATTCCCTTTGGCAGGTAGGTCACCCACTCTACGCTTGGTCAACTCCTTGTATATCCCACTTTTTTTCAAATCGTATTATCGAATTTCAcccaaaaataaattacttacATTTAAACATGAATATAAGTTGAGCTCTTATAGATTTATATAACTGTGTCACTGATGTTTGACAATGTCCTTGTCCTTTTTGTAAGAGAATGTCTTCGTGATGTACGGAGAATATTTTGAGATTCGAGGGCGTACTTGTGGCGCATTAATGAGCAGTCGTTGTTACACAAAAAATCTCAAGACATGTACCCTTTCCTTTCGTCTCTACCCCGTACGAACGTATTCCTTAGGACCCCACTTACCGTCAGATATTcgtaaatgtgtttttttttctctgagaAAAGGCTTTGATATTTGTAAACATGTTACCCAAACACATTAATCGCGAAGAAACATTGATCAAATGTTTAAGGTTCTCTTAAAAATCAcaacaaatagttttttttttgttaaaaaaatagcaTACAGATGAAATAtggttaaaatattattcattaaaTAGTAAATCtctttaacatattattaatgaataatatatttaatagttgacacaaaaatatttaatatataataaatattttaaaatatctacaaaatattatttaaaatattattactttaaattttatatcataaattCTAACCATAAaccttaaattttatataattgccAATCGTCTACGGTTAATAGTTTGCTCACTTAGTAGGGATTATtagttgttgtattttaatggatttgaaaatccgaactaaatctagtgttattggttttatgattttaaaatctatattaaaatcatgtgttattggtttagtgattcataaattttatatcaaatcaagtgttattcaatcgtgcggatttactaatatatttgattttataatggatttgaatgattttttttgttaaaaatacaaagactcaaatccgaagAAAGACCTccatatttacatattttacttggatttctaaatattatatgaatttctaaatcaatcaaaatatataaaccaataacattaGTTTGTAAATCTTATTCATGTGACATATGGTACGTGATTTTGAGATTTGAAACTTGAAAAATTTGTTTacctattatattttttgataggtcattcatttttttagtgtatcagcttttaattatgtatatagTGTATACCCAAAAAGTTAAATGTATTTTGATAACATATATaactaaatgaattttattaaattttcaactATATATCATAAACTGAGATGGTTACATCTCAttttgaaaaatctaaattctaATTTTAACCATTTTAACAATcccattttaaaaatctaaactctatttttaaGCATTGTACCCTAGATGtataattttatactttttaataaatgttttttggTCAGAACTTTTATGTGCTGTTTTATGACACAAACCATTTTTGTACTATGTTGTGGTATCTTTCAATTTCAGAATGTTTAacctaaattatatatatatatatatatatatatataaaaggataGACGTATACTTCTGTGTGTCAAAGTGCTATATCAAATGTGACAGGGTTGATGGAACTCTAGCCTTCTAGGCTAAAGCTAGCATCTGTGGCAGATTAGCGGATTGTTGGTTATACATAAAACTCGTCCTTCCCTTACATGTTGGATTTTGCAATTCGACCacttaacaagaaaaaaaaacataggaatctctttgtttttaacaaaatttgacCAGAATTGCTCAaaagttgacaaaaataaaacacttaCCAAAATTGCTCAAAATTATACTAATCACAGGCatctctttgttttttctttattcacCATATTCTTCAAATTCCCATTAATCATGAGACAGAAAAGAACACATTGATAGCACGCATCAAGAAACGCTTTTACCAAgattgaaaaagaaagaaatgtaaGACTGGCAAAAGAAAGAACCATTATCTCACTTGTCTCGCAAGTAACGATTCCGACCATAACCTAACTCTCTCACCACCGACTCAACCATCCTCCCAGCCACTCCTGTTCCAACACCAATCTCTCGTCCACAACAAACCAAAGCGGCAATACCCACCAACCACATGACTGCCGCCACCCCAACACCAACCATAGCCGCCACAAGAATCGCCACCGTTGCCATCAACACCGGAGCAAATATCAGCATCAATGGAGAAACCACA is a genomic window of Brassica napus cultivar Da-Ae chromosome A2, Da-Ae, whole genome shotgun sequence containing:
- the LOC106389601 gene encoding transcription factor MYB80; amino-acid sequence: MGRIPCCEKENVKRGQWTPEEDNKLASYIAQHGTRNWRLIPKNAGLQRCGKSCRLRWTNYLRPDLKHGQFSDAEEHIIVKFHSVLGNRWSLIAAQLPGRTDNDVKNYWNTKLKKKLSGMGIDPVTHKPFSHLMAEITTTLNPPQVSHLAEAALGCFKDEMLHLLTKKRVDLNQINFSSPNHNPNNFNQTVDNEAGKMKLDNGNGIMKLWDMGNGFSYGSSSSSFGNDERNEGSASPAVAAWRGHGGIRTSVAETAAAEEEERRKLKGEVMEQEEIGSEGGRGDGMMMMMRRQHDQHQQHAFNVDNDLWDLQADDLINHMV
- the LOC106418363 gene encoding major oleosin NAP-II, with the translated sequence MENPEGRSRDVARTDGEKTTGSSVVFATVAAVAVVGPLLGLMSFSLVATVTLFIVVSPLMLIFAPVLMATVAILVAAMVGVGVAAVMWLVGIAALVCCGREIGVGTGVAGRMVESVVRELGYGRNRYLRDK